Below is a genomic region from Eupeodes corollae chromosome 1, idEupCoro1.1, whole genome shotgun sequence.
TTGAAAACAACTCAACAGATCCATTAACTGAAGAAGTCTCTGAAATATGCATATCTAGATTACTTTGGTAGGTATTCAACCTTTCATTCTTTCATTTAAGTCTTGGTAGTAATTTTAGATTTCGTTGTTGAAATGTATTATCATTGTTCCATTCTAATGCCAGAGGCATATGATCAGAATAAGTTTTATACTCAActacaaattttgagaataagtTAATCCAATCATTATTCGCTGTGCAAAAATCGATAACAGATTTCCCTAGTCCTCCAAGAAAAGTGTAGTGGCCCTCCGTATCAATATAAGTGCAACCATTTAAAACGATACTGAATTAAACGCGCTGAGTTCCAGTTAACAAAAGACAACTTTATTCTTAACCAATAATTCTTAATTCATTTGACAAAATGCACAGtgttatacaaatttaactGATATGGTACAGTAATATCAGAAAGAAATCATTTATGGGTGTATTACATCATCTCCTTACACCTTATTTAACTTCCGGCACTAGAGTTGAAAACGTACAGGTTGCTTTTTAACTCGGTGTGATCTTCTTATGTTCTGAACGCAAGATACCTTCTTCCCTCGAGCCGGATTCATCCTTATCTGCATAGGTATCAACACCATCACTTTCGCCAACCTGACTATAAATATCGAAATTTACATtagaattaaattcaaatttacctACCCCAGGGTTTCTTTTCGATTGTGAGCAGATCCCACTGGTTTCATTAGTGTAAAATTAGCAGCAAAATGGTACCTCGACGGTCGAATCTTATTTTGGTGACGTCTTACATATCCAGTTTGTGTTTGGACTCCATACACTTTATTAGCAAATACTTCTTTGATAATTCCTTTTGACCATTTTTTTGGAACTGGAACAAAACTGGAACAAAAGATGATAGTAGGTTTCGATAATGACGTCCATGAAGTAGTTCAGCCGGAGACTTAAGTGAATCTCCATTAGGTGTTGATCGATAGGTAGCTAAAAATGTGTTGAGTGCCATATGGCAGTCTTTTTTCTCTACCATGTTCTTTTTAAACGATTCTTTGAAAGTTCGAACAAACCTTTCAGCTTGGCCATTCGATGCCGATTGAAACGGAGCTGTTCTGTAGTGTTGAATTGAATGGTATTCACaaaattctttgaatatttGTGCCGTGAACTGGGTTCTGTTGTCGGTGACAGTCATTTTCGGAAGTCCTTCGATCTCAAATTAGTATTGGATTGCCTTAATAGTTGCTTCGGCGGTTATAGCTGATATTGACACTACAAACAGGAACTTTGAAAGCGAGTCTACACAAACAAGccacattttattgaaaaatggacCGGCAAAGTCCAGAAGTATAATTTCGCATGCTTTGTCCGCAGGAGGCCAACTGCTATACTCCCGTCTTGGATCAGCTGCTGCTTCTTGGCAGATGGTACAACCCGGTACCATCTTATCAATTTGTTTGTCTATGCCTGGGAACCAGAGAAACTGCTATGCTATGGTCTGtccgataaaaattggcagtacagGCCTTATGggagagctttttaaaaatcagtggcGCGCTATTTTCTACACCATACCCAATTGAAGGAAActcctttaaaaagtttaataaaacaccCATGAATTTTCGATGGCATCCAACGTAGATCCCACAACGACCCACCTGGCACACACTTGAGCATGCACTGATCGtcagcgttaccacttctcaaaaaaaagtggaagtagattttaggaaaaaagtgaagtagattgagaaaaatggaagtagatttcaaaaattaccttttccatattattctacatatttttaaattaaattatatataaaaattaaaaaaaaaactagaattatttAAGCCTTCACATCATATAATTCAATAGTTAATGTAacgtttcttaaattaattcttgTTTGTTAGCAATAAAAACGCAATGAATGGGCTTGTGTTGGTGAAATGaaatgactttaggatgttATTGTAttcgtaatacaattttaatacatcaacaaaccttttatctttggttttggacaacttgaaaatatcttttcatattgaaaacaaaaaatcaaaaccaaaattatACTAGAGCACAACTCAacgcaaacaaaacaacaacaaaatgcacgactggttcgCAAGAACtcgtttatatataaaaaaagtctgtttaaaactattttctgtattttaaaaatatgtatgaacgccatttgatttctcaagaaacccttcattttttaaatttgtatttgaaaatcatttttgaattttagcatacaaatatttttggtatatagtTTTGAACTAATTATAAGACGTcctccatttaaaatttgtaaaagatgATGGCCTGTTTTCAAgatatcaaatcaaaaagaaaattacatttttggcagaaaataatagtttagttcttatgaaaacctaaaaacaaaataactgttcTATCTGGGGTACCcttttggagcaatacaaatatatttttttatattgaaagaagccaaacaagaacacaaattttagcaaaaattaaaaaaaatctattggttcGTTATATGTCGAAAGTAAAAATGACAAAGGGGTTGACCTAGAATATATTAGATAAAACGGAACCTCACCGCAAATGAAAATACTCAACCAATTTTTAATTCCCTAGAAATTTTGAGACTACATATAAAAGTGATAAATAGAAAAAGGAGTAAattcagtctatttttataaaaattaaagtaggtAGAAACTCAGATcttaaaaatgaagtagatttcaatattttgatgatggtgcgaagtaggaagtagatttttaatttatttgaaaaaaagaagtagatctacttcaattgaagtaaagtggtaacgctgctGATCGTTCTCTGCTGCTTTTCAACCCTCATTAAATCACACACATTCAGAGTtgcctttttcaatttcttaactcacttcgtatttttttcttactttttcaatGGGTTTCTGTTGAGGAGCTTTTGCTTTGagagcttttttaaaagttcttaacgaTGAGTGTTATCGTGTTGTGTTTTgacttttgcatttcttttaaaattctggaaatcagttaaaatgcagttataaaaatcaaagccATTTTATTTGAGGAAGTATATTATTTGCGTAGATTCTTGTGCCGGGCGGtaggtttgtttattttgcgagttatttttgtgcattattgtaataattttgttgtgctgttgttgttctattgttgtttggtttgttttttagtgttgtgcctttgttgttttgtttgtatattatctGTATGATTTTGTggtgttgtttgtattttattgttgtgtttttgttgtgttgtgcaaattaaaaatggctTCAACATCAACAGGCTCAAAGGACTTGAGTTGAGGCGACAAAAGCTATTTGTAAGAACCTGCAAAGCAAAACCGAGGCTGTAAAGGaggttgttgatattttttctgtATCTGAACGAACAGTATACAGACTTCTGAAGGAAAACAGCACCAAAGGCCACAACTCACCACCAAAAAAGTAAAACCAATCTGGtcgcaaaattaaaattgatgaaatttttttttttttgttttttatcaaaaagggATTAGGCCTACTGGGGATACCCTTCAAAAACGCCCCATTTATCTTACCTCTGTGGTGtggaaaaagataatttttatttcattttcatatataattatgaacaaaatgaaatttcaatgtaaaaaagaagaatggtaaccctgcagttattttttttagctttttcaaattcaaaatgcgcATTACGGCAACCCTGTAAGAGCTTTTTTTGAGAAAGGTACTTATGCGTAGGAAAAGAGTGCGAACGAGATGCAGATATCCCTATCTTCCctgtactgccaatttttatcggaCAGACTATAGTCGTTTCATTCTTGAAACGCCCCAGTGACCTTCATGAACGTACCTTAGGACTCTGGGCTGCATCATTTCCAGAATAACAACTCGGTCGCAGTCAGCACTAAGAAgaataacattattttgaattgtCAAAGCCAACTTCAATTTCGTCCTCTGCCAGCTAACTCGGCCATCCATTTTTTATGTAACCGGCAACTCTCTTGAGAACTCCGtcctttaaaatgtatttacctATAGATTCAGCATTTAACGGACTTCTTTCCAAATCTTCCATAGCAGTGTTCACTTGATGAAATTCGTTTTCCAGTCTTCATCGGGACCCACTGGCAGACGTGATAGCGCATCAGCATTCCCATGTTTAGACGTTAGTCGGTATTTGATTTGATAGTTGTAGGCCATAAGCGTTAGGGCCCAATTTCGAAGACGTCGCATTGTCATTTCAGGAATCGATTTACTGGGATTGAATATGGTTGTCAAAGGCTTATGGTCCGTCTGCAACTCAAAGATAGCAATGGTATTTTTTGACTCCATATACGATTGATAATGCCTCCTTTTTTATCTGGCTATATAATTTTTGGTGCTTATCGAGTGTCTTGGAGGCAAATGCTATGGGTCTCTCCGTCCCATCCGGATATCTATGCGATATGGCAGCCCCAATGCCGTAGCTGGAGGCATCTTTTGCCAAGATTAGAGGTAGTGAATCATCAAAATGAGCTAACCGCGCAGCTTGTGTTAtactatttttacttgcgacatataggaactacatatatggcaagttttgcattcgtgcaaaatttcgaactcgagattttaatcaaacatgatattacgatggtagacaagtcgaaaaaagtgggtcccgcgattccgtccggtcggttttgtctgtctgtccacgctattacagcctaaaccattgggtcgattgagttcaaacttggaagttaaggttttgagcagattcgcgtttggcgtttttttaattttttttttaagatcaaaactaacagtggccaccatacaatatttttggtcaaaaaacgaaaattcgaattttctcaaaaacaaaccgatagattttctttaaattttctctaaaattttattttttaacttggcttcttttaataagaaaaacaaatttttgtattgctcaggaaaggtaccgctcatagaaccgttattttgttttttaattttctcagccatttataaaccgattttaataattttttttctgaataagctcttatattgctttatatttgattatcaaaagtgcaattttttattgtttggatttttaaaaaaatattgaattttattttttcaaaattcgatatctcaaaaacgtttcaacatttttttccgaaattcaaacgtatagcgtatattaacaatttctaaacaactgcgtaccaaaaatatttttagaacaaaattgaaaaattttatttataaaaaattaatttaaaaaaaaaccgctctaacgattttcataaaaaaaaattgaaaaatgaaatgtttttttatttataaaatgtcatttaaatttttgaagacaaacttatttttcgggtgaaattttgaatattaaaatatttttttttaatatttttactatgcatgagcccgaaagagcgcattattttgacaaaattgtaattgcaTTCCTATCTttaatccaaattaatgcattcggtacacatttatatgatatatttaatcaacaatatattttaaactgtctatcaagaagtattattttggtaactttgtatatgagactttaaaatattattctttacgactaaggttgtttcacacatgatttacctGCCTTCgactatataaaagaataaatacttagtacctacaagttaaagaaacggacAAGAAAGagaatatgtattttctattagaatcacttttaatatttttatattttataggtACACATTAtatctatttataaaggtattacgtacaacttctacaattactgcttacgtgtcacttcataactaaaatccaaaacgcacaagagcctgactgtaaacaacgcATGAACAGCAATACAGGTACAAGTACgagtacctgttcgtatgcttgttattttttttaaactttaacaaaataaatatgtaaactgaacgtaaaaacttcatgttagcgctgaaaacttataataaagaaggaatgtagtatgtaccttttagctaccaacattccttcattatcatcataaacatggttttatctatctatctgcataaagctaagctcgccaatgaactattctttattcgttttagacatctacctacctgatacctaactacacaaccaataggcgatcgctttaaaatttaaacattcatggtcgtgcctctttcttatcttatttattttccatcttggttcttctaatatgaagttacaataaagctatctaaaggaaaaaagcttttaagggggtattctggtctagaaattgaaaaaaatcgatttttttttcttttcatattttcatagtttaactatttaagaatatgtctactagaggattttcccaaattcaaattattttcggagaaataagtattttgctgagcagccatccaaatcggttgggctgcaactaatagaacaaaagacataatggggtactttaaacgcgtttttctcagaactgtctttttgaatctgatacccacgatttctcaggttctgccgaaccgatttacttgaaatttgaagaaagtcttctttagggacttgtctacgtccggaactacggccattcccaaatttttatttttactatttttaacaaatcgaagaatgttcaaaaaaatggtaaattttttgtatttttctttagacagccgccattttgtaaaaaaaaatgtttgtaacttttccgtagttccagacattgcgacattattgtagattaataatcttttttagtttttgatttcagatttctaggagagttaaaatcgtgggtatggtcacgcaccaaatttttgagacgcactactctatcagctgataactaacggaatttttatttttttttacttttttatttttttttgtatgcttctaatgtgaataaataatgtataaaaaaattgatggtaaaattgtagcttgcttttttctacagcacttcaaaaattacataaaattcatgtctctagaccagaatacccccttaaggaacaagttgaatctatatcgaacgcatcgtagctttatacataatagaaaccattttttatatacaaagatcgtaccgaattaaaagcagacttatgaatgtaaataaaaacaaatatcggtaaaagatcctaaacagctgacgtaagaatgcaaaagtttgtttcatccccttattagatacaatattaagccattttgttttttatataaagtgcattgatatatgtaaataaaacaaaaacaaattcatcaaccttcatatggaagctctctatgtgaaaatatatacaaggatagactcaagtagaatgaaggaaattgtgtagacttttagggtcgaaaattaattatctcccttattctgctggctgcttatgggaatggaaataatatttttctcgcgctcccgctgaatttctccactttcgatacaaactccacgccaacgactctgcatctggtcgccctaaaagtttctgctcatgagagtactatggttttcactatgtacaattgtacataatggcatttatatctttgaagacaaacttaatttacaggtatatttttaaatcttatataagtacttttttaaacatactcttagcatacaggagcaagttcgtgcgacccagtcgtgcattttatttttaaagtgtcCATCGCATTTTGTTAATAAGCAGACCAAACAAACTCAGCGTCTTTTGCACGGAGTGCATTAAGTGGACCTGCTACCTGCGAAAAATTGGGTATAAATTGGTTATAATAGTTCAATTTACCTATTAAGGCTTCCAATTCCTTTAGATTTGATGGCTGAGGTATGTTTTGGATGGCTTCCAAATGTTTTCCGATGGACGAATACCAGCGGCAGACAGAGTATGGCCTAAATATTCCAGTTCTTTTTTAGCAAAAGTACATTTCAGTTGATTGCACCGAAACCTATTACTTTGAAGACGACCAAACACCTCCTTCAACGTCTGCAAATGCTCCATGTCATCCTTACCCGAAACAACGATGTCATCCAGATATACTGCTACAGGAAGGTCGGCAAACAATTGCTCCATTATATTCTGGAATTCACCCGGTTCGCTGCTTATACCAAACGGTAGACGTTGATATTGGTACAATCCAAAAGGTGTATTGATCACAGCCATCTCCTTCGACTCATCATCCAACTCAATTTGAATATAAGCACCCGAGGGATCTATCTTTGTAAGCAGTTTCCCTCCACGAAGAGTATGAAAAATGTCACGAATACATGGTATAGGATGTCGTTCAGCAATAAGCTGCGGATTTACACTAGACTTAAAGTCTCCACAGATTCTAATGCCCCCATTTGCTTTCTGTACAATTACCACGGGAGCTGCCCACTGCGTACGATGTGCCTGTTTCAGAATCTGCGCTGCAACTAAGCGATCCACCTCATTTTGCGTGTCCTCTACAAGTGCATACGGAATCGGCCTATGTCGAACGAACTTTGGAACAGCCCCTTCTTTGAGTGCAAGGTGGGCTTTATACTCTTTGCACCTACCCAATCCTGTTGAAAACAAATCAGCATGTGCCTTACACAGTGCTTGAATGCTGTTGAGAAATGAGTCACTTGAGTTGATTGATAAAACGGAATGTTGAATAGTGAGGTTAAATGCCCTAAACCAGTCCATTCCTAGAATGTTGGCACCAGCACTGTCCACGACTAGTAAATTGACTTTATGGGTTTCTTCCTTATACGAAACATCTACTTTCAGTTCTCCTCTAATGGAAAGCGGTGATCCACCATATGCCTGCAAGGCCTTGTTCTTAGTAAAACATTTGGGTTGACCCAGTTGCTTATAACCCTCATGCCCTACTTAGGAGCATGATGCTCCTGTGTCTACTTGAAATGACATCATCTTACCATTGACTTTTAGCTCCATCATGATGCCCGAGCTTGAACCAAATTGCCCGTCAGCGTGCGATTGCACAATTTCGGAAAACTGTAACCTCTCTGCTGAATTACCAGAAGACCTGTTTTACGATTGTGACTTTTGCTGACGATGAGAGCCTTTTCGATACCGCTGATTCttacgatttttgtttttgcaattcGGCTTATCATTGGTTCCGCCTGCTGCCATACTCGCTCCTAACACACAAACTGCTTCAATGTGTCCCACTTTCTTGCATCTACGACAGACTGATTTGTAATGTCGACACTCTATCCTACTGTGGTTGAAAAAACAATTTGGGCAAGATTTATAGGGTGATTGAGACTGAGAAGGGAAACGGTAATCCCCATGACCGGTAGCCAGCCTGTTATCAGTAATTGGGGAAAAAGTTTGTTGTGTGGTCTCAAATGCGCTCGCAATGTCTGGTACATCTTCGAGTGATGGATCTGCTTTCTGGTGTGCTGCGTGCGAACACTATTGTGAGGCGTATACAACACCAGAATGTCTCGTATTATGTTGTCCACTTAAGAATTGCCACAGTTTTCACCTGAACACGTAAAAAGACAATATCGAGCCACTCCTCTGAGGTCTGCAACCCAAGATGCATAGGATTGTCAAGGCTTCATTACCGTTTTGTGAAACTGGTAGCGCGCAGCAAATACATGAATTTTAGAAGTGAAGTGTTCACTAAGCTTACCAGTGAGAACTTTGAAACTCTTAGTAGCCACGTCATCTACGCCGTAGAGTTTCTGGAGGATTTCGAAGTTCTCTCCACTGAACCGgttacttgtttttttataaacgctCAAAGCTCGCGAAttcgttaatttttgaaaaaaatcctcgTCGCCACTGAAGTAAACGCGCTGAGTTTCAGATAACAAAAGACAACTTTATTCTTAACCTTTATTCTTAATTCATATTGTACAGtgttatacaaaattaactgaTATGGTACAGTAGTATCAGAGagtataaaaatcttttatgggTGTATTACATCAGATCTAGAccaaacctacaaacttttaagcacgacaaatcaacagacgggatgggaagttatcagtgcggatcgcatcccagcctcctttttTATTCCAAAGTAAAACCATTATTTAACTAACTTTTTCTAAATGATTTtttcgtatatttttatttgttaacataCATTTCGTTTCCAAATGATATTATCATTTGCACTTATATAAACATTGTATAATTGTGGAAACAACAACGACAAAAGTTAAATAGActgcaattttgattttaaaagaagGTACACCTACAGCTCTAATTTCAGTTGCAGTGCAGGCCATTAATATATCAAAAACTTATGTCATCATCATATTCCTTTATGGAAGCTCCAATGCACATCAAAGTGCACACGAATAAGcggtttaagtttgaaaaattcagCCTCTTCCTAAAGCCTCAGGTATTTGCttgcatttttcaaattaaaaaatgtcttgcCTCGATGCACTTCCCACCTCCAATGACATAAATCccaatgaaaataaatgttaataggatttctttttatcaatattttgtttgtatatctaCTTATGGAGTATCCACTAATTATTCGAGTGCGTGACATCCATAACATTCTACGTGATTGCATATTCGGTGATGAATAAATCCATTTATATCGGAAGCTTGTAGTTGTTTTTCAAATTGAGGATTGTTTGAAGTTGTATACCACCGGACACCGACCATCACCCCAACGAATAACCATATGCTTTGAGGATTAAACCTTTGACATTACTTACGTTACGAGTTAATGTCATATTCGTTAGGTATCCATCAAgcctttatggctgaaacacaaacatgtttcagcttcgtctgcgttacgttggacctgcttcgaggttgctttgaatgacgcTTCTAATATGAAAgttttctaaaatggcacttctgtcattagcagctgttattttttctcaaaatacaaacaaaatatgagttttgaaatcgaaacaaATAAAGTTATCGTGGAAGTAGCTTACA
It encodes:
- the LOC129939890 gene encoding uncharacterized protein K02A2.6-like produces the protein MELKVNGKMMSFQNKALQAYGGSPLSIRGELKVDVSYKEETHKVNLLVVDSAGANILGMDWFRAFNLTIQHSVLSINSSDSFLNSIQALCKAHADLFSTGLGRCKEYKAHLALKEGAVPKFVRHRPIPYALVEDTQNEVDRLVAAQILKQAHRTQWAAPVVIVQKANGGIRICGDFKSSVNPQLIAERHPIPCIRDIFHTLRGGKLLTKIDPSGAYIQIELDDESKEMAVINTPFGLYQYQRLPFGISSEPGEFQNIMEQLFADLPVAVYLDDIVVSGKDDMEHLQTLKEVFGRLQSNRFRCNQLKCTFAKKELEYLGHTLSAAGIRPSENIWKPSKTYLSHQI